A segment of the Carya illinoinensis cultivar Pawnee chromosome 1, C.illinoinensisPawnee_v1, whole genome shotgun sequence genome:
GAGAGGCGAGCAGTGAACTGCCAATACACATTTAGAGAAATAAATTGATgcaaagtataaataaatcaagacAGAAAACAGTAAATAAGTTGGGGTTTCGGGAAATAGACTCCATGGCTCACCTGATAATGTCTGCGCTTTACAACATCGCTGCCTCAGCATCTCCTCCAAATGGGATGGATAATTGGATTTTATCCGCACGAAACTCGGAGTAATTTTCGTAAAACATTAGGGGTATAATAGTCAATCTGGCCACATGACTAGAATTACGTAAGGCCCTGGACTTTTGCATAAGGTGCCAACTTCAACAGATCCAACGGCTGTAGCAACTTGAGTAGATCTCCATCGCAGCTTCTTGGGCCCACTTTGTCTTGGGAGGCTGGGAGCGAAATAAGAAGTACAAGCATGAATGAGTCGTAGCATATAATTACCCTCTAGGGTTTAGTTTTGCGGCCTCCGTGCCCTTTAAAACCACCCTTCTTCGGCAATAACAAACTCTATCTCCACCACCGCGTTCTCGTTCTACACTCTACGCGATCGCTCCGATTcacagagagagatagagaagagAGAGCGCTAGCCATGGTGACCCAACTCGCTCCGATTCACTCGTCTCGCTTCTATTGGCACatcctatttttcttatattttattttggttttgttgTTGATTTGGGAGTATGGGTTTTGCAGTCTCTGGTAGCGAATGAGGAATTCCAGCACATTTTGCGTGTGCTGAACACAAACGTGGATGGGAAGCAGAAGATAATGTTCGCGCTTACCTCCATCAAAGGTATCGGTCGCCGTCTCGCCAACATTGTCTGCAAGAAAGCTGATGTAGACATGAACAAGCGGTACCATTCACTAAAATTTTATTCTTGCTACTATTTTCCAGCATGTTCTTCGTAGCTTTTGGCTTATGTTAGTATTGGTTCAATTTGGTTTTGATGGGCTTAGCGAGAGTTTAAGAATGCTATAAAATAGTTGATTTTTATTCGTGGGCTCAGTTGTGTGGTATTTGGTCGTAGGATTAATCTAAATTTTATGCCTATATTGTTGTCATTGGTTTCAAAGATATTAAAAGCTGTGCTTTGTAAAACTTCTTAGAGGACGAAGATTTCTCGATTACGCTTTTCATTTAATTTGGTTGTCTCGCGCTGATGTGCTTTAATGTTTATAATGTTCATCTATACTTCTATTCAGGCACTTGGTGCAGTGTCTTTTAGTAAAAACCCTAGTCTTCTTGATTTGTCCGGATGccgtaacttttttttttttttttttttggggcgtGATTTTGTAAggtgcaattatatttttgaacttCCTTTACTGTAAAGGTTAATCTAGTGTTTGATGCATTTTTCTTTATGCTTCATATATGTGTTTCATTCTCCCTTGTTTGTAAATTGTGGTGTTACGGTTACTGCAGAGCTGGTGAGCTGACGGCTGCTGAGCTTGATAACCTCATGGTGATCGTTGCAAACCCTCGCCAGTTCAAGATTCCTGACTGGTTTCTGAACAGGAAGAAGGATTACAAGGATGGCAAGTATTCCCAGGTTGTCTCCAATGCTTTGGACATGAAGCTCAGAGATGATCTTGAGCGTTTGAAGAAGATCAGGTATGCCTCCATTGATCTCCTTTCTTCTGTAATTCTATACTTTAAGAGTTTTTATTCCATACTCTAATTGCAATTCATTGATGTCTTGGATACTATACATTGGCTTGTAGAATACCTAAATCATTTAgaaggttttatttatttgtacgtgtgtttttgttttcttgtaaaCTTTGACTTAGGAGATGCTTGgtgaatgagatgagatgaaaattttgtgaatattagtaaaatggtttgttaataatagtgaaatagtttgagttatgatgttttatagagttttgggaaagagagagaaaaagttgaagaaaaagtttgagttatgaagtttgggaaagttgttaTGATTCGGTGAttagaagaaaaagttgaaaatttgaaattaaaaagtgtttgtgtttgagtaatgcttggaaagaaaatgagatgagatgaaattgttTCATCTTCCAAACAACCCCTTAGGAAGTTGGTTATGAGTTTCAGTCATTTGAACTTTGACTCAATTCTCAGTATCGCAAGTACATGTTTTCTCCATGATTCAAATCACTGTGGCCTGGTTGCAACTTGATTGGATGAATTTTAAGAGGAATAACTTCATTATATGGTGGGGCAAGTTAGTTACTGGTGTCCCAGCCTGTCAGCTGCCCTACCTCTTATCCTCCTATCACTTCTGTTTTAAGAAGATTTATGATGGTTTACCCTTTTAGAAGCATTTGATCTAGATGAGGCTTGCATGGCCTTCATCACAAGGAATGACATTGTGCTAACCTGTGTGCCATTATTTGTGTATGCTTGGATGGAGTGTTGGGTGGATGGCTTGTCTTCTGCTATTATGCGCGATTTGAAATCACGAGGAAAACATGCTGAAGCAAGGAGTTGGAAATTTAGTGTAAATGCGAGAGGGCGTCAGCACTTTATCTCATGAAAATAATCTATGACTAGCAGTTTCCCATTACAGTTGTTTAGTTAATGCAGAACTGGATGATGACAAGTTTGGTTTAGATCTTATCAGAAAAGTTTTAGACAAGAATCTGTCCAATACCTTACTGGAATTATGACTTGTTAATGACATTCATTTCATTGTCTGTTTATCTATTGatacatttatcatttttttagtaCTGCTTTTCTTGCTGGTGAAAGCCTTTATTCTTCATATGTAGGAACCACCGTGGTCTGCGACATTACTGGGGTCTTCGAGTGCGTGGACAGCACACAAAGACAACTGGCCGCCGTGGGAAGACTGTTGGTGTCTCAAAGAAGCGCTgagtttgtttctttcttttggggatGTCATGTTTTTGTTGCGAATTCTATTTTGCCCTTTTTTATGTTTGTAGTTTTTTGGTGGATTTATGCAACACTGTCTAGCCGGCTTTCATACATACCTCTATTGAGGCTGTTTGATCTTGAGATTTTGCCATGTTACTGCATTAATCATTTATATAGTAGTTGAAGGTCACAATGACTTAGCCTTCTTAATTTTATACTGGTTTGTTTACCTTGATTAATGCGGTGGTGACTGGTTCTCAAGCTGCGATGCTGGTAACCTCCCAGCTCTTCTATTCCTCGGTGGCTCGCTGCACTGCCGGGCTTTGAACCAGGGAGATGCTCTAGCGTTTGGTATTCTACTTGAGGATCGATGCCTTCATTGCAAATGCCAAACATTTTAAACCATCAAACCAGAGACTGGTTGAGAAGCTCAAAACCATCTCATGCATTCTTCCCATTTTTCTCCTTTTGCTTTTGTATTAAGGTGGCAAGTTTTAGCATTTTAATGGGTTCTTCTCTTTTGGCAGTGGATTGTTGACTCTTAATCGAGATAGGTGAAACAATGAGCGGTGTTTTTTCTACCAATTTTTCACTAATGAACAATCAAACTAAGACTTTAGTTTTCGATCAACTTTTttttggaaatttaaaaaagccCCCCCAGATATTCGACCAGGAGGCCGGAGAAAAGATGTTTTAGTTGTCCCCTGGATTTTGTATAGAAAATCTACCATCTGGAGAAATTGCAACTAAGGTTCTTGATAAGCCCGCTAATTGACATCACAAAGGCGCTACTGATAAGCCTGCACAAAGTTACAAGCTAACTGGGTCTTTCTTAAAACATTAGAAACCTGTAGGATTTTTTGAGCATTTTCTAAGTAAGATATTTGGAGAGTGCATGTTTGGGAAATAAAAAGTTCTTATAATCTCATTTCTAAGAATCatctaaatacaaaatattttttaaattttaaattttaaattttttatttaatcattatttaaacacaaaaatcaatacaatttttacaaatttcaaaacaaaatacaaaaataatgcaaattttacatacttcaaaataaaaataacattaagaATTACAtccaaataatttcttaattttatctattcacttttacaaatttcaatataatacttgttttaaaatatatttttctaactttttatttattctttctcaaaatttaataaaacatctttcactcaaaccatttcaaaaTACTTTAA
Coding sequences within it:
- the LOC122275317 gene encoding 40S ribosomal protein S18-like, which codes for MSLVANEEFQHILRVLNTNVDGKQKIMFALTSIKGIGRRLANIVCKKADVDMNKRAGELTAAELDNLMVIVANPRQFKIPDWFLNRKKDYKDGKYSQVVSNALDMKLRDDLERLKKIRNHRGLRHYWGLRVRGQHTKTTGRRGKTVGVSKKR